The window TTCGCCAGCAGCTGCCCATACACCATCCCATTATCCCCAAACGCAAACAAGAAATAGCAGCCTGGATACTCGTCATACACACCGACAATCGGTAGCCCGTCACTCACCGACGCAAAAAACGCCCCGACACAAAACTCCGCCTCGGCCTCAATATCCGGAAACAGCTTCCCGAGCTCAGCCATCAGCATATCCCGCTTCTCCTGCAGCCGATCATCGCGCTCACTCGCATCCGCCGTATCCACATCATGCCCGCCAATCAGGAACCGACCATCCGCTGTCATCCGCAGAAACAAAAACGGTTGCGCCGTCTCCCACAACAGCATAGGGGTCAGACCCCCAATCCGGTTCGTCGTCACCACATATGTGCTCGAAATCGATGCCTTCTGCTCAGACTTAATATCCAAACCTTCATATCCTGTGGAAAAAATGGGTCGACGCGCCTTGATGGTATAACCGGCAGAAGTCCGTAACACTACGCTTCCCAGTTCGGCATCCCTGCCGCCGCCTTCCAGGTCACCGCCAGCATCCTCTTTAGAACTTCCAACCTCAAACTCACACCCAACCACCGCAGTTTCCTCAAACACCCGCATCCCTTTTCCGGCAGCATAATCAATCAGTGCATGAGTGAACCGGAACGGATTCAGTTCCCCGTCATTATACGAATAAATAG is drawn from Bacillus sp. FJAT-18017 and contains these coding sequences:
- a CDS encoding NAD(P)/FAD-dependent oxidoreductase, with protein sequence MDLHSGTFYWPTTFPDAPSYPALESDVECDVVIVGGGSSGAQCAFYLAETGLDVVLVEKARIGGGTTSATSALIQYAGETMYTELVGRFGKEYIRRHLGLMKDAIDDIEQAARAAAIDSEFSRRDTLYAASSADDVERLSAEYGLLKEFSFDVEFWRKAEIQEQFGFNREAAIYSYNDGELNPFRFTHALIDYAAGKGMRVFEETAVVGCEFEVGSSKEDAGGDLEGGGRDAELGSVVLRTSAGYTIKARRPIFSTGYEGLDIKSEQKASISSTYVVTTNRIGGLTPMLLWETAQPFLFLRMTADGRFLIGGHDVDTADASERDDRLQEKRDMLMAELGKLFPDIEAEAEFCVGAFFASVSDGLPIVGVYDEYPGCYFLFAFGDNGMVYGQLLAKLIVRDIVEGSCEDLGLYLRERPLIGKI